A window of Candidatus Gastranaerophilales bacterium contains these coding sequences:
- a CDS encoding ABC transporter permease produces the protein MNILTYIIKRLLQTIPLLLLVSLISFFLIRLSPVDPLAELKLNPAITQETLNAEVQRLGLDKPIIVQYGLWLKSFLKGDLGVCTTGEKVSDKLKERIPNTLLLTGFVIFFTWTVGLPLGIVAALHWKKPIDRVLTILTSIGMAIPSFFFALLLLIFAVKTGWFPTGGLTSFNHSSMTPFGKFFDIIHHLVLPVVVLFTISLSGLQRQMRGNLLDVLGSDYVKFARAKGLSETKVVYKHALRNAINPMITLLGFEFASLLSGAALTEYVFQYPGLGRLILEAVLKSDINLVMASLMIGTIMLVVGNLLADILLKFVDPRVEVS, from the coding sequence ATGAATATTTTAACATATATAATTAAACGATTATTGCAAACGATACCTTTATTGTTGTTGGTATCGTTGATAAGTTTCTTTTTGATAAGGTTATCACCAGTTGACCCATTAGCAGAGTTGAAACTTAACCCTGCGATAACCCAAGAAACCTTGAATGCAGAAGTTCAAAGGCTGGGACTTGATAAACCGATAATTGTTCAATATGGATTGTGGTTAAAGAGCTTTCTAAAAGGTGATTTGGGCGTTTGCACCACAGGAGAAAAGGTTTCAGACAAACTCAAAGAGAGAATACCTAATACTCTTTTGTTGACCGGATTTGTTATTTTCTTTACATGGACAGTCGGGCTTCCTCTGGGGATTGTTGCTGCTTTGCATTGGAAAAAGCCTATAGATAGGGTTTTAACTATTTTAACAAGTATTGGAATGGCAATACCATCGTTCTTTTTTGCGTTATTATTGTTGATATTTGCCGTGAAAACAGGCTGGTTTCCTACGGGTGGGTTGACGAGTTTTAATCATTCTTCGATGACTCCGTTTGGCAAATTTTTCGATATAATTCATCATTTGGTTTTGCCCGTTGTTGTTTTGTTTACGATTTCATTATCCGGTCTGCAAAGGCAAATGCGAGGTAACTTGTTAGATGTTTTGGGCTCTGATTATGTAAAATTTGCACGTGCGAAAGGTTTGTCTGAGACAAAAGTTGTTTATAAACATGCGTTGAGAAATGCTATAAATCCCATGATTACGCTTTTGGGCTTTGAGTTTGCGTCATTGTTGAGTGGGGCGGCATTAACTGAGTATGTGTTTCAATACCCCGGGTTAGGTCGTTTGATTTTGGAAGCCGTTTTGAAATCTGATATAAATCTTGTAATGGCGTCTTTGATGATTGGTACGATTATGCTTGTTGTCGGCAATTTATTAGCGGATATATTGCTTAAATTTGTTGACCCGAGAGTGGAGGTTTCATAG
- a CDS encoding ABC transporter permease, translated as MTDTLTVKFDKNVQDSLVKSVLKDKFARVAFVILAILYLGIFLADFISPYSKDYSNRHMAYSPPSKIYIIDENGHLSLPYTYNYKREFDAQNFKVNFKPDRSKKYYVKYFAKGEPYKLFGFIPFDRHFYNVEKGGNIYLLGTDINGRDNFSRLLYGGRISLTIGFLALFVSFPLGMLYGGISGYFGGKTDFIMMRVAEAIMSIPSFYLLIILASILPANMTSVQRFTLIILILALIGWAGFSRVVRGMVLSIKKQEFVQATESLGASRLRIIIRHILPQTISYVIVAMTLSVPSYILAESGLSFLGLGIQQPDASWGNMLKEAQEFTNIISRPWLLMPGFLIFLAVLSFNLIGDTIRDVLDPKSKVR; from the coding sequence GTGACTGATACTCTTACTGTTAAATTCGATAAAAACGTGCAAGACAGCCTTGTTAAATCTGTTTTAAAAGACAAATTCGCAAGAGTTGCGTTTGTAATATTGGCAATTTTGTATTTGGGAATATTTTTAGCTGATTTTATTTCCCCATATTCAAAAGATTATTCCAATCGTCACATGGCATATTCTCCCCCCTCAAAGATATATATTATTGATGAAAACGGACATTTGTCATTACCTTATACCTACAATTATAAGCGAGAGTTTGATGCTCAAAATTTCAAGGTGAATTTTAAACCTGACCGTTCAAAAAAATATTATGTAAAATATTTTGCAAAAGGTGAGCCATATAAATTGTTTGGATTTATACCCTTTGACAGACATTTTTATAATGTTGAAAAGGGAGGTAATATCTACCTTTTGGGCACAGATATAAACGGCAGAGATAATTTTTCAAGACTATTGTATGGTGGGCGAATATCATTAACAATAGGCTTTTTGGCTTTGTTTGTGTCGTTTCCTTTAGGCATGTTGTATGGTGGAATATCCGGTTACTTTGGCGGAAAAACTGATTTTATTATGATGCGTGTAGCAGAGGCCATAATGTCAATTCCGAGTTTTTACTTGTTGATAATTTTAGCTTCCATTTTGCCTGCAAATATGACCAGCGTGCAACGATTTACATTGATAATATTAATATTGGCACTAATAGGTTGGGCGGGTTTTTCAAGAGTTGTGCGAGGAATGGTTCTTTCCATAAAAAAACAGGAATTTGTTCAAGCAACAGAATCTTTAGGTGCATCGAGATTGCGAATAATAATAAGGCATATTCTACCTCAAACGATAAGTTACGTTATAGTTGCTATGACGTTGTCTGTCCCGTCATATATATTGGCAGAATCAGGATTAAGCTTTTTGGGGCTTGGGATACAGCAACCTGACGCAAGCTGGGGAAATATGCTCAAAGAAGCACAAGAATTTACAAATATTATCTCAAGACCTTGGCTTTTAATGCCCGGTTTTTTGATTTTTTTAGCGGTCTTATCATTTAATTTAATTGGTGATACAATAAGAGATGTGTTGGACCCTAAAAGCAAAGTGAGATAA
- a CDS encoding MgtC/SapB family protein — protein sequence MENLVNNFQVPDINILMRIVLSIILGFGIGLERELTNKWAGLRTHILVCLGSCLFTILSIYGFSTAISIYPMGDPGRVAAQILTGIGFIGGGTVLRHGSNVYGLTTAASLWMVASIGMACGCGKINLALYVAVISVAILVLIRIFETEVMPKNLKNMKQVKLSIICDIENSKLVENDIYGTFDEIMEFTKKKVEHADEKRLLVAKISMCCKNPIQCIHEKLEDVKHIDSISVQEIYE from the coding sequence ATGGAAAATCTTGTTAATAATTTTCAAGTTCCTGATATTAATATTTTAATGCGAATAGTTCTTTCAATAATTTTAGGCTTTGGGATAGGCTTAGAACGTGAATTGACAAACAAATGGGCGGGATTGAGGACTCATATTTTGGTCTGTTTGGGTTCATGCTTATTTACTATTTTGTCAATATATGGTTTTTCAACAGCTATAAGCATTTATCCAATGGGTGATCCCGGTAGAGTTGCAGCCCAAATATTAACAGGTATCGGTTTTATCGGTGGCGGTACGGTGCTAAGACATGGCTCAAACGTCTATGGACTAACGACAGCAGCTTCTTTGTGGATGGTTGCCAGCATTGGTATGGCTTGTGGTTGCGGGAAGATAAATTTGGCATTATATGTGGCTGTTATTTCTGTTGCGATTTTGGTGCTCATAAGAATTTTTGAGACAGAAGTTATGCCCAAAAATTTGAAAAATATGAAACAAGTAAAATTGTCTATAATTTGTGATATAGAAAATTCTAAATTGGTGGAAAATGATATTTATGGTACTTTTGACGAGATTATGGAATTCACCAAAAAGAAGGTAGAACATGCTGATGAAAAGCGATTGCTTGTCGCTAAAATATCAATGTGCTGTAAAAATCCTATTCAATGTATCCATGAAAAACTAGAAGATGTAAAACATATCGACTCAATTTCGGTTCAGGAAATCTATGAATAA
- a CDS encoding lysophospholipid acyltransferase family protein produces MASNEVLYSDVPPTKLRNREEKFRKASNDPFWTWVADRFFYNMIQHRFYSLKIKNGSNYDKTNKKYPMIFYAPHMNWWDGIVGYNMVRRFFNVKLRMMIEEMNRFPLFAKAGAFPVNKKSPQDAMKSLKYISEDLEAGMGLWIFPQGIIKPPNYRPINFQTGMTFVAEKVAKRLGGINLVPVAVNYVFLREDRPEVMVEIGEPVLLEKTNEKIDRHAFTKALEESFTSLCDSQLAEITHGSVDGYEYLFKQKLPWYKKIEKKLKKVEIKGSGI; encoded by the coding sequence ATGGCTAGTAATGAAGTTTTGTATTCAGACGTTCCACCTACTAAACTTCGAAATCGGGAAGAAAAATTTAGAAAAGCTTCAAATGACCCTTTTTGGACTTGGGTTGCTGATAGATTCTTTTATAATATGATACAACATCGTTTCTATTCCTTGAAAATAAAAAACGGTAGCAACTATGATAAGACAAATAAAAAGTATCCAATGATTTTTTATGCTCCGCATATGAACTGGTGGGACGGAATCGTAGGGTATAATATGGTTCGTAGATTTTTTAACGTAAAATTACGAATGATGATTGAAGAAATGAACAGATTTCCTTTGTTTGCAAAGGCAGGTGCTTTTCCTGTTAATAAAAAATCTCCTCAAGATGCAATGAAATCTTTGAAATATATATCCGAAGATTTGGAAGCAGGCATGGGGCTTTGGATTTTTCCTCAAGGTATAATTAAACCTCCGAATTACAGACCTATCAATTTTCAAACAGGCATGACTTTTGTTGCAGAAAAGGTTGCAAAACGGCTTGGTGGAATAAATTTGGTTCCGGTTGCTGTTAATTATGTCTTTTTGAGAGAAGACAGACCAGAAGTAATGGTCGAAATCGGTGAACCTGTTTTGCTAGAAAAAACAAACGAAAAAATAGATAGACACGCTTTTACAAAAGCATTAGAGGAAAGTTTTACCTCGCTTTGCGATAGCCAACTTGCAGAAATTACTCACGGAAGCGTGGATGGATATGAGTATTTGTTTAAGCAAAAGTTGCCTTGGTATAAAAAAATTGAGAAAAAACTCAAAAAAGTTGAAATAAAAGGCTCAGGAATATAA
- the hpt gene encoding hypoxanthine phosphoribosyltransferase, translating to MNALLDKPITDLKVLISEETLQTRLKELGKYVDNEFKDAQELIVICVLKGAVMFCCDFAKHISIPLQMEFIRISSYGNDSHSSNHLKAIDLTLPMMKDKNVLIVEDIVDTGLTAKFLIDLIQMEHAPKKLRFVSLLNKTCARKIDINPDIAGFEIDNKFVVGYGLDYKGYYRNLPYIGYFPQ from the coding sequence ATGAACGCATTGCTGGATAAACCCATTACGGATTTAAAAGTTTTAATATCTGAAGAAACACTTCAAACTCGATTAAAAGAACTCGGAAAATACGTCGATAACGAATTTAAAGACGCTCAAGAATTAATTGTAATCTGCGTTTTAAAAGGTGCCGTTATGTTTTGTTGCGATTTTGCAAAACATATCTCTATTCCTTTACAAATGGAATTTATCAGAATTTCAAGCTACGGCAATGACTCTCACTCAAGTAACCACTTGAAAGCAATTGACTTGACATTGCCAATGATGAAAGATAAAAACGTATTGATAGTCGAAGACATTGTAGATACAGGGCTCACTGCTAAATTTTTAATTGATTTAATACAAATGGAACACGCACCGAAAAAACTCCGCTTCGTTTCACTATTAAACAAAACTTGTGCAAGGAAAATAGACATAAATCCAGATATAGCCGGCTTTGAAATAGACAACAAATTTGTCGTAGGTTATGGACTCGACTACAAAGGCTACTACAGGAATTTGCCATATATAGGCTACTTTCCTCAATAA
- the tilS gene encoding tRNA lysidine(34) synthetase TilS, whose amino-acid sequence MKETINGILRKYVELTPDTTFIVGFSGGWDSMCMLHILRQLSIEHGFKVIAAHLNHNWRGDEADKEELICKKFCEQYEIPFVAKKLPDGLKASELIAREMRYAFFKDCAAKFAADAILTAHTRSDNAETILYRIIKGTGLNGLEGIKECRDVDSFKVIRPILNFSRKSIEAYCIKNELFPNSDSSNLNTKYARNNIRHNIMPALKNINQNIEGALINLSEMAIGNNKIIQELIQNIEKQITVGEKWLTKNFMLLNPTMKQHFIYNLLIRNDIEPSFSKVQEILNFIIENQSSKSGKTLSLTEDIWLFTSSVYTYTVDKADDVKCNEEIQIKDDGLYTFGSVCEFSIHKFNETVHNYPKADEPVAFVDLSDFKEPLTLRTRRNGDIIQPFGMDGKMKLKKYFINKNIPSHDRDKIILLCCGKEVLWAIGVGLSEKLRTKNNPSHKLELVGE is encoded by the coding sequence ATGAAAGAAACAATTAACGGCATTTTGAGAAAATATGTGGAACTAACTCCTGATACGACTTTCATAGTCGGATTTTCTGGGGGCTGGGACTCTATGTGCATGCTCCACATTTTAAGACAACTTTCTATCGAACACGGATTTAAAGTCATTGCAGCCCACCTTAACCACAACTGGCGTGGTGATGAGGCCGATAAAGAAGAACTTATTTGCAAAAAGTTTTGCGAACAATATGAAATTCCTTTCGTCGCAAAAAAATTGCCCGATGGCTTAAAAGCCTCAGAACTCATCGCTAGAGAGATGAGGTATGCCTTTTTTAAAGATTGTGCTGCAAAATTCGCCGCTGATGCCATATTGACCGCCCACACAAGAAGTGACAACGCTGAAACTATTCTATACAGAATAATCAAAGGAACCGGACTCAACGGCTTAGAAGGCATTAAAGAATGCCGTGACGTCGACTCTTTTAAAGTCATAAGACCAATTTTGAATTTTTCAAGAAAATCAATCGAAGCATATTGCATTAAAAATGAACTATTCCCAAACAGCGATTCAAGTAATTTGAATACAAAATATGCACGTAACAACATCAGACACAACATCATGCCTGCATTGAAAAATATCAATCAAAATATTGAAGGTGCATTAATAAATCTTTCAGAAATGGCTATCGGGAACAATAAAATTATCCAAGAATTAATCCAAAACATCGAAAAACAGATTACCGTCGGAGAAAAATGGCTAACTAAAAATTTTATGCTACTAAATCCTACAATGAAGCAACATTTCATATATAATTTATTAATCAGAAATGATATTGAGCCGAGTTTTTCAAAAGTACAAGAAATTTTAAATTTTATAATCGAAAATCAATCTTCTAAATCAGGCAAAACCCTCTCTCTTACAGAAGATATCTGGCTTTTCACATCCTCTGTTTACACCTACACAGTCGACAAAGCCGATGATGTAAAATGTAATGAAGAAATACAAATCAAAGATGATGGACTTTACACCTTTGGCTCGGTTTGCGAATTTTCTATACATAAATTCAACGAAACTGTCCACAATTACCCCAAAGCTGATGAGCCCGTGGCTTTTGTTGACCTGTCTGATTTCAAAGAACCTTTAACCCTTAGAACAAGACGTAACGGCGATATTATCCAACCTTTCGGCATGGATGGAAAAATGAAACTTAAAAAATATTTCATTAATAAAAATATACCAAGCCATGACCGTGATAAAATAATTCTATTATGTTGCGGAAAAGAAGTTCTTTGGGCTATAGGAGTAGGATTAAGCGAAAAATTGAGAACAAAAAACAACCCGTCACATAAATTAGAATTGGTAGGTGAATAA
- a CDS encoding DUF561 domain-containing protein has protein sequence MDIYEKLNKRNLFKLILGLGNKNEDEIKAISQIYSKAGVDIFDITPDVEIFKLVKDTIERQGFSLKELPICVSYPIGDDKHGKKAFVDKTKCLRCRHCIKKCSYGAISFEQEVIIDTKKCIGCEACKCSAITYKKEEIALFESIETFQNYGVKFIELHISTPDIKVIKDTFIKLITKFPDLNFGVCVSREKFADIQLINLLKDLITLYDKKLIIQADGLSMNGGKDTTASTLQAVAIAQLLQELDAYIIISGGTNDKSKHLLDLCNVKANGIAIGSFGRLLIKDEVSNNEFWYNNNTFNSTLAKAVNLVKSVKDNERNN, from the coding sequence ATGGACATTTACGAAAAATTAAACAAGAGAAATTTATTCAAACTTATACTCGGACTCGGAAACAAAAACGAAGACGAGATAAAAGCAATTTCGCAAATATACTCAAAAGCCGGAGTCGATATATTTGATATTACACCGGACGTTGAAATTTTTAAGCTCGTAAAAGACACCATTGAAAGACAAGGATTCTCTCTAAAAGAATTGCCCATCTGCGTAAGCTACCCGATTGGCGATGACAAACACGGGAAAAAAGCTTTTGTCGACAAAACAAAATGCCTCAGGTGCAGACATTGCATAAAAAAATGCTCATATGGTGCAATCTCCTTTGAACAAGAAGTCATTATTGACACAAAAAAATGTATCGGTTGCGAAGCTTGTAAGTGCTCGGCTATCACTTATAAAAAAGAAGAAATTGCTCTCTTTGAATCAATTGAAACTTTTCAAAATTATGGCGTAAAATTTATTGAGCTTCATATCTCAACTCCTGATATCAAAGTAATTAAAGACACTTTTATAAAATTAATCACGAAATTTCCTGATTTAAATTTTGGAGTATGCGTTTCTCGTGAAAAATTTGCGGATATTCAACTTATAAATCTATTAAAAGATTTAATCACTCTTTATGACAAAAAATTAATTATCCAAGCAGACGGTTTGTCAATGAACGGCGGCAAAGACACAACAGCTTCAACGCTTCAGGCTGTAGCTATTGCTCAATTACTACAAGAACTTGACGCTTACATAATAATCTCCGGCGGAACCAACGACAAATCAAAACACCTGCTCGACTTATGCAACGTTAAAGCCAACGGCATTGCAATTGGGTCGTTTGGACGACTTTTAATAAAAGATGAAGTATCAAACAATGAATTTTGGTATAATAATAATACATTCAATTCGACTTTAGCAAAAGCAGTAAACTTAGTGAAATCGGTGAAAGACAATGAAAGAAACAATTAA
- the ahcY gene encoding adenosylhomocysteinase: MDSTLVKCDIKDIALAEQGKNNIEWAMKDMPVLAQIKERFKREQPFKGMRFSSCVHITKETANLVIALKEGGADGILTASNPLSTQDDVAAALVKYWGVPVYGYAGEDKVTYAKHVDILLDHKPNFIIDDGCDIVATIHSKRPELIADIVGSCEETTTGIIRLKAMEKDGSLQWPALAVNSSMTKYLYDNRYGTGQSAIDGIIRASNILLAGKTFVMCGYGWCGKGAAMRAKGHGANVIVTEVDPLKALEAAMEGYRVMPIAEAAKIGDIFLSITGDKNVVDIPHLMNMKDGAMVCNAGHFDVEVNVNGLKEYTTEIKRIRPFLDEYKLNNGKSVYVLAEGRLVNLVAAEGHPASVMDMSFANQALGAEFIIKNRQNLENKLYTLPHQTDIEIANLKLKAMGIEIDTLTAEQEQYLNSWSTGTAS, from the coding sequence ATGGATTCTACATTAGTAAAATGTGATATTAAAGATATCGCCCTTGCAGAACAAGGAAAAAATAATATTGAATGGGCAATGAAAGATATGCCTGTTTTGGCTCAAATCAAAGAAAGATTTAAAAGAGAGCAACCTTTTAAGGGAATGAGATTTTCAAGTTGCGTTCATATTACGAAGGAAACAGCTAATTTGGTAATCGCACTAAAAGAAGGGGGAGCTGATGGTATTTTGACAGCATCAAATCCACTTTCAACCCAAGATGATGTTGCTGCAGCTTTGGTTAAATATTGGGGTGTTCCTGTTTATGGATACGCAGGTGAAGATAAAGTAACTTATGCAAAGCATGTTGATATATTACTAGACCATAAACCTAATTTTATAATTGATGACGGTTGCGATATAGTTGCTACTATTCACTCAAAAAGACCTGAATTGATAGCTGATATTGTTGGCTCTTGTGAAGAAACAACAACTGGTATTATCAGATTAAAAGCTATGGAAAAAGATGGAAGCTTGCAATGGCCTGCATTGGCTGTTAATAGCAGTATGACGAAATATCTTTATGATAACAGATATGGTACGGGACAAAGTGCTATAGACGGTATCATTAGAGCCAGTAATATTTTGCTGGCAGGTAAAACTTTTGTAATGTGTGGCTATGGCTGGTGCGGAAAAGGTGCTGCAATGAGAGCAAAAGGACACGGTGCTAATGTTATTGTAACAGAAGTTGACCCGTTGAAAGCTTTAGAAGCAGCAATGGAAGGCTATAGAGTTATGCCTATTGCAGAAGCTGCAAAAATTGGTGACATATTCTTATCTATTACCGGTGATAAAAATGTTGTAGACATTCCTCATCTTATGAACATGAAAGATGGTGCAATGGTATGTAACGCAGGTCACTTTGATGTTGAAGTCAATGTGAACGGATTGAAAGAATATACAACTGAAATTAAACGTATCAGACCGTTCTTGGATGAATATAAATTAAATAACGGCAAATCAGTTTATGTTTTAGCTGAAGGTAGACTTGTTAATCTTGTAGCAGCAGAAGGACATCCTGCTTCAGTTATGGATATGAGCTTTGCAAATCAAGCTTTGGGTGCAGAATTTATCATCAAGAACAGACAAAATCTTGAAAATAAATTATATACATTGCCTCATCAAACAGATATTGAAATTGCTAATTTGAAACTAAAAGCAATGGGTATTGAAATTGATACCTTGACAGCTGAACAGGAACAATATTTGAATAGCTGGTCAACAGGTACTGCTTCATAG